In one window of Denticeps clupeoides chromosome 2, fDenClu1.1, whole genome shotgun sequence DNA:
- the ch25h gene encoding cholesterol 25-hydroxylase-like protein, which translates to MDRLWQCVLQHKDWLSSPFFPVLFALGTYLLFCLPFLLLDLLSPRLALIREYKIQQKSHVSWRTMWSCLTHTLYNHVVFVFPLTVLRWYWRQVDLPAEAPDTWTVVCHMAACLLLFDFQYFVWHLLHHKVPWLYRTFHKVHHKHTSTFALATEYSGVWEMLSLGFFAAVNPMLLKSHPLTELLFFVLNIWLSVEDHCGYDLPWATHRLVPFGLYGGAPHHDLHHLKFKSNYAPYFTHWDKLFGTLQLE; encoded by the coding sequence ATGGACAGGCTGTGGCAATGCGTTCTCCAGCACAAAGACTGGCTGTCGTCACCCTTCTTCCCTGTGCTGTTCGCCCTGGGAACGTACCTGCTCTTCTGCCTGCCGTTTCTCCTGCTGGACCTTCTCTCGCCCAGGCTGGCTCTGATAAGGGAATACAAGATCCAGCAGAAGAGCCACGTGTCCTGGAGGACAATGTGGAGCTGCCTGACGCACACGCTCTACAACCACGTGGTCTTCGTCTTCCCCCTGACCGTCCTGCGCTGGTACTGGCGGCAGGTGGACCTACCAGCTGAAGCTCCAGACACCTGGACCGTGGTGTGCCACATGGCTGCCTGTCTCCTGCTCTTTGACTTCCAGTACTTCGTGTGGCACCTGCTCCACCACAAGGTGCCCTGGCTTTACCGCACCTTCCACAAGGTGCACCACAAGCACACGTCCACCTTCGCGCTGGCCACAGAGTACTCGGGGGTGTGGGAGATGCTGTCTCTGGGCTTCTTCGCCGCTGTGAACCCCATGCTTCTCAAGAGCCACCCTCTGACGGAGTTGCTGTTCTTCGTGCTGAACATCTGGCTGTCGGTGGAGGACCACTGTGGCTACGACCTCCCGTGGGCCACGCACAGGTTGGTGCCCTTCGGGCTCTACGGAGGTGCGCCACACCATGACCTCCATCACCTGAAGTTCAAGTCCAACTATGCTCCATACTTCACCCACTGGGACAAGCTGTTCGGAACTTTGCAGTTGGAGTGA
- the ifit9 gene encoding interferon-induced protein with tetratricopeptide repeats 9, translated as MNSDLKVLECPFTWGVEKTLIKDLDNICIRLLERIEHIPLSNKATYFNVLAFVTHLEGKNELALEYLHKAEDVLKDGQHDEADFIVTYSSFAWMHDHLGNQEDMALYLGKVKNIGQDAEVTVLGEKGWTFLRLGVNYYERAKESFQKAVELKPESLSYNMGYGVVLYRIEELVRRDKIHPESSAAVKQLKKTLSLDPNLPEIMVLLALKLEGFEQEESRALIEKALAQSPDVPQITRYAAKYFRAVGSIKESLEVLSKALDQAPNSSFLHHQVGLCYKQEYIRLSQSGRSNSDAVANCIRSLSKAVELKPSNTHAWVNMAEALSEDHQLDKAENIFTRLVRDKTLMEAEKQHCRTHYGLFLLYKRKDADGAVMQLKEAYKIKVPTYDRDKAGQKLRQLAGRRGCRNSREILAFLDAEDEKSKNGDDLAKEFSKKMNL; from the coding sequence ATGAATAGTGATCTGAAGGTGTTGGAGTGCCCATTCACATGGGGCGTGGAGAAGACCTTAATAAAGGACCTGGACAACATCTGCATTAGACTCTTGGAAAGGATTGAGCACATCCCTCTCAGCAACAAAGCCACATATTTCAACGTCTTGGCATTTGTGACACATCTGGAGGGGAAAAACGAGCTGGCCCTTGAGTACCTCCACAAGGCTGAAGATGTTCTAAAGGACGGCCAGCACGACGAGGCTGACTTCATCGTCACCTACTCCAGCTTTGCCTGGATGCACGATCACCTTGGGAACCAGGAAGACATGGCGCTCTACCTGGGCAAAGTGAAAAACATCGGCCAAGACGCTGAAGTAACAGTGCTCGGAGAGAAAGGCTGGACCTTCTTGAGGCTAGGGGTCAACTACTACGAGAGGGCCAAAGAAAGCTTTCAGAAAGCTGTAGAGCTCAAGCCAGAGAGTCTGTCCTACAATATGGGTTATGGAGTTGTCCTGTACAGGATTGAAGAGCTAGTTAGGAGAGACAAGATTCATCCAGAAAGCAGTGCAGCAGTGAAACAACTGAAGAAAACCTTATCTCTGGATCCGAATCTTCCTGAAATCATGGTCCTTTTAGCCCTGAAACTTGAAGGCTTTGAGCAAGAGGAATCTCGAGCGCTGATCGAAAAGGCTCTTGCACAGTCTCCCGATGTTCCCCAAATCACCAGGTATGCGGCTAAATACTTCAGAGCGGTTGGATCCATCAAGGAATCATTAGAGGTCCTCAGCAAAGCCCTTGACCAAGCCCCAAATTCGTCCTTCCTGCATCACCAAGTGGGTCTCTGCTACAAGCAGGAATACATCCGTCTGAGCCAGTCAGGAAGGAGCAACTCAGATGCTGTGGCGAACTGCATTCGCTCCCTGTCCAAGGCCGTGGAGCTGAAGCCCTCCAACACACACGCCTGGGTGAACATGGCCGAAGCATTAAGTGAGGATCACCAGCTGGACAAGGCGGAGAACATCTTCACCAGGCTGGTCCGCGACAAAACTCTCATGGAGGCCGAAAAGCAGCACTGCCGCACCCACTATGGCCTGTTTCTGCTTTACAAGAGGAAGGATGCAGATGGCGCGGTGATGCAGCTGAAGGAGGCCTACAAGATCAAGGTGCCCACCTACGACCGGGACAAGGCTGGGCAGAAGCTCAGACAACTAGCCGGCCGCAGGGGATGTAGGAATTCCCGTGAGATTTTGGCATTTCTGGATGCTGAGGATGAAAAGTCTAAGAATGGCGATGACCTTGCAAAGGAATTCAGCAAAAAAATGAACCTGTGA